From the genome of Thermococcus chitonophagus, one region includes:
- a CDS encoding HAD-IIA family hydrolase yields the protein MIGVIFDMDGVLYRGNKPIPGAKEVVEFLKENNVPFLFLTNNSTKTPEMYREKLAKMGIEVPADRIVTSGLATRLYMERHFNPGKVFVVGGEGLVKEMDKLGWGLVTVEDARKGGWREVKYVVVGLDPRLTYEKLKYATLAIRNGAKFIGTNPDTTFPGEEGIYPGAGSIIAALKASTEVEPLIIGKPNEPMYEIVKEKLGVEEIWMVGDRLDTDIAFAKKFGMKAIMVLTGVHTLNDIEKLNIRPDLVLDSVARLIDYLKVVE from the coding sequence ATGATAGGGGTAATCTTTGATATGGATGGGGTTTTGTACAGGGGCAATAAGCCGATACCTGGGGCCAAGGAAGTAGTGGAGTTCTTGAAGGAAAATAACGTGCCTTTCCTCTTCTTAACCAACAATTCAACGAAAACACCGGAAATGTACAGGGAAAAGTTGGCTAAGATGGGGATAGAGGTTCCCGCGGATAGAATTGTTACATCTGGCTTGGCCACTAGGCTTTACATGGAGAGGCACTTTAACCCAGGGAAGGTATTCGTCGTTGGCGGTGAGGGCTTAGTTAAGGAGATGGATAAGCTTGGCTGGGGTCTCGTTACGGTAGAAGATGCCAGAAAGGGTGGATGGAGGGAAGTTAAGTACGTGGTCGTTGGCCTCGATCCCAGGCTAACCTATGAGAAGCTCAAGTACGCGACCCTGGCGATAAGGAATGGGGCTAAGTTCATAGGGACGAACCCCGACACAACGTTCCCAGGGGAGGAGGGTATCTATCCTGGGGCAGGCTCAATAATTGCCGCTTTAAAGGCTTCCACGGAGGTAGAACCTCTGATAATTGGCAAGCCTAATGAGCCCATGTACGAGATAGTCAAGGAGAAGCTCGGTGTAGAGGAGATCTGGATGGTTGGGGACAGGCTTGATACTGATATAGCTTTCGCTAAAAAGTTTGGAATGAAGGCGATAATGGTTCTAACCGGAGTTCACACCCTGAACGATATTGAAAAGCTCAACATAAGGCCAGATTTGGTCTTAGACAGCGTCGCAAGATTAATTGATTATCTGAAGGTGGTAGAATGA
- a CDS encoding 50S ribosomal protein L31e, giving the protein MPIEAGQEVIFTVPIRKIKKIVPRWKRAPRAVKFVREFVARHAKAQEVIIDPKVNEKIWERGIEKPPSKLRVKVKVEEEEREEGKVRIAYVTLA; this is encoded by the coding sequence ATGCCCATCGAGGCTGGTCAAGAGGTTATATTCACCGTCCCGATTAGGAAGATCAAGAAGATAGTGCCAAGGTGGAAGAGGGCACCGAGGGCAGTGAAGTTCGTTAGGGAGTTCGTGGCAAGGCACGCAAAGGCCCAGGAAGTTATCATCGATCCGAAGGTTAACGAGAAGATATGGGAGAGGGGAATTGAGAAGCCACCAAGCAAGCTCAGGGTCAAAGTTAAGGTTGAGGAGGAAGAGAGGGAAGAGGGCAAGGTTAGGATAGCCTACGTAACCCTTGCCTGA
- the rpl18a gene encoding 50S ribosomal protein L18Ae — MNVKVFRVLGYFEKNGKKFKFTKEYRAVKESDVRELVYSDIGSKHKVKRNKIYIKEIKEIKPEEAEDVIVRRLSLEL, encoded by the coding sequence ATGAATGTTAAGGTCTTCCGCGTCCTCGGGTACTTTGAGAAGAACGGAAAGAAGTTCAAGTTCACCAAGGAGTACAGGGCAGTTAAAGAATCTGATGTAAGAGAGCTCGTCTACTCCGACATAGGAAGCAAGCACAAGGTCAAGAGGAACAAGATATACATTAAGGAAATCAAGGAAATAAAGCCCGAGGAAGCCGAAGACGTTATAGTTAGGAGGCTCAGCCTCGAGCTCTAA
- the pfdA gene encoding prefoldin subunit alpha — protein MMSQKELEKLAYEYQVLQAQAQLLAQNLELLNLARAEVQTVKETLENLKKVEEERPEILVPIGAGSFLKGVIVDKNNAIVSVGSGYAVEKNIDDAIAFLEERIREYDEAIRKTQEALAELEKKVGEVAKKAQELQQKQAMSFSVKK, from the coding sequence ATGATGAGCCAGAAGGAGTTGGAAAAGCTAGCGTACGAGTACCAAGTGTTGCAGGCCCAGGCCCAGTTATTAGCCCAAAACCTCGAGCTTTTGAACTTAGCTAGGGCCGAAGTTCAGACCGTTAAGGAAACCCTTGAAAACTTGAAGAAGGTGGAGGAGGAGAGGCCCGAAATCCTTGTTCCCATTGGGGCTGGCTCCTTCTTGAAGGGCGTTATAGTTGACAAGAACAATGCGATAGTTAGCGTCGGTAGTGGGTACGCAGTGGAGAAGAACATCGACGATGCTATTGCATTCCTCGAGGAGAGGATTAGGGAGTATGATGAGGCTATAAGAAAGACTCAAGAAGCCCTAGCGGAGCTTGAAAAGAAGGTCGGAGAGGTTGCAAAGAAGGCTCAGGAGCTCCAGCAAAAGCAGGCAATGAGCTTCTCCGTTAAAAAATGA
- a CDS encoding translation initiation factor IF-6 has protein sequence MHIERLDFENSPYLGVFGVATDRVVLVREGLQEKKLEVIREVLKVPVIEASIMKSRIIGILAAGNSNAIIVPWYIWDTELEEIKGKFKEYGIDTEIVPFETKYTALGNLILANDKAALVSTKFSREEAKKIGDILGVEVERGVIAGLHAVGSAGVVTNKGGLVHPEASDEELKWLSELFKVDVYVGTANMGVPYVGSCMLANSNGVVVGHLTTGPEIVKIEEALGLI, from the coding sequence ATGCACATAGAGAGACTCGATTTCGAAAACTCTCCATATTTAGGCGTATTTGGGGTAGCAACTGATAGGGTAGTGTTGGTTAGGGAAGGTCTTCAGGAAAAGAAGTTAGAGGTTATTAGGGAAGTTCTGAAAGTTCCCGTTATTGAAGCTAGCATTATGAAGTCCAGAATTATTGGGATCCTCGCGGCCGGCAACTCAAATGCGATAATTGTTCCTTGGTACATCTGGGATACCGAGCTCGAAGAGATAAAGGGAAAGTTTAAGGAATATGGAATTGATACTGAGATAGTTCCCTTCGAGACCAAATACACCGCCCTCGGAAACCTAATCTTGGCTAATGATAAGGCAGCCCTTGTCAGCACTAAGTTCTCGAGGGAAGAGGCAAAGAAGATAGGGGATATTCTGGGGGTTGAGGTTGAAAGGGGAGTTATTGCTGGTCTGCATGCGGTTGGAAGCGCCGGAGTTGTAACGAATAAGGGAGGATTAGTTCACCCCGAAGCAAGCGATGAAGAGTTGAAGTGGCTGAGCGAACTCTTCAAGGTTGATGTGTACGTTGGAACCGCAAACATGGGTGTTCCCTACGTCGGCTCATGCATGCTTGCCAATTCAAATGGCGTAGTTGTTGGTCACCTCACGACTGGTCCCGAAATAGTTAAGATTGAGGAAGCCCTTGGCTTAATCTGA
- the serK gene encoding L-serine kinase SerK: MGVEKVPKYDIPVKKVEYVFIELDKMKPHEQLVQRELEDFIESVTGSGIFWKPMLLAKIPGTDEYLIVDGHHRWAGLQKLGAKRAPSVILDYFDEGVKVYTWYPAFKGDVNKVIERLKAEGLEVIEDPEAEEKAEKGEIAFALVGEKSYAIPGKLEEQKKVSKVLDEMDQAGEIELVYYGLKEDAKADMEKGEIDYIFIRKAPTKEEVMELVKKGEVFSPKTTRHVLPFIPDKIDVKLEDLF; the protein is encoded by the coding sequence ATGGGTGTCGAGAAGGTTCCTAAGTATGACATTCCAGTTAAGAAAGTTGAATACGTGTTTATTGAGCTTGACAAAATGAAGCCGCACGAGCAGCTCGTCCAGAGGGAGCTTGAGGACTTCATAGAGAGCGTTACCGGTAGTGGCATATTCTGGAAGCCGATGCTTCTAGCTAAGATCCCAGGAACTGATGAGTACTTGATAGTTGACGGTCACCACCGCTGGGCTGGTCTACAGAAGCTCGGCGCAAAGAGGGCTCCCTCTGTAATTCTGGACTACTTTGATGAAGGGGTTAAAGTCTACACATGGTATCCTGCATTTAAGGGAGACGTTAACAAGGTAATAGAGAGGCTTAAGGCCGAGGGTCTAGAGGTGATTGAGGATCCTGAGGCTGAAGAAAAGGCTGAGAAAGGAGAGATAGCATTTGCCCTCGTCGGTGAGAAGAGCTATGCGATCCCAGGGAAGCTTGAGGAGCAGAAGAAGGTAAGCAAGGTTTTGGATGAGATGGATCAGGCCGGGGAGATAGAGCTTGTCTACTACGGCCTTAAGGAAGATGCCAAGGCGGACATGGAGAAGGGAGAGATAGACTACATCTTCATTAGGAAGGCCCCAACGAAGGAGGAAGTCATGGAGCTCGTGAAGAAGGGTGAAGTGTTCTCTCCTAAGACAACTAGGCACGTTCTTCCATTCATCCCGGACAAGATCGATGTTAAACTCGAGGATCTCTTCTGA
- a CDS encoding 50S ribosomal protein L39e encodes MARNKPLAKKLRLAKALKQNRRVPVWVIVKTNRRVLTHPKRRYWRRTKLKE; translated from the coding sequence ATGGCGAGGAACAAGCCACTCGCGAAGAAGCTCAGGCTCGCAAAGGCCCTTAAGCAGAATAGGAGAGTCCCGGTTTGGGTTATAGTTAAAACCAACAGGAGAGTTCTCACCCATCCGAAGAGGAGATACTGGAGGAGAACAAAGCTGAAGGAGTGA